The region ATAAATCATCTACTCCCACAAAATTGCATGTAGTACCATGTTGAGAAACTGCAAAAACATGCTCGTTTTTAAGGGCAATGACTCCTTCATCTTTAAGCATCTGCTTCAATTGCATTTGACTTACTTCGTAATCATTATTTCCCCATACAAAATAGACGGGTCCTAGCGTTTTAAGCTTTTGAATATTTTGACGAGCACGCAATAAAGGCACTCCCCCTTCCAGTAAATCACCGCCTATGATCACAAAATCTACTTCACCAGGTATTTTTTTCAACAGCTTCGACGAAATTGTTCGCTTATGTATATCCGATATAAAAAACAGGCGCAAAGGCTGCTGATTTTCGGGAAATGTTGATAAATGAATCGTTCTTTCTTCTACATACGTACGATGGGCTTCTGAAAACATAAAAATCAGCAAGCCTATGCCTAACGCTAAAATAATTAAAAGAATAACCATATATTCTCCTTCTTTTCATTTTATACACGGTGTGTTTCTGTTAAAGAAGAAAGGGCATAAATTGTCGCAATTGTTAACAAACCTACTACTTGATAAAGCGCAATTGTACTTAACGATAAAATTCCTATCACACACAGACATGAAACAAGATATTCATGCCATTTTACCTTATAGCCTTTTAGAAACAACCGACTTTGCAGAAACACTTTACGAACTGCCGCCGACAGACAAAAAAGAGCGGTGAAAAATAAGATTATAATACCAAACACATCTAACGGATGTAAAATCATTCGAATAAGTAAATATGTTAACGAAGCTTTTGAGCCTACAGCCGTTAAACTGCTGATATAATAACTGCATAACCACGCAGCCAGCAAGTTAAACCAATCCCTCACAAAAAAACCCCCTTCACTAAACTTCTATGTAAAAAGAGGCTTTTTCATGCGATTCTATTTATTTTCATGATATAAATTAATTCCATAAGTTGACTGCATCCAGCGGAACGTTTCTTTTCGGTGCTCCCATGTTTCAGGCGTCGCCCATAGCTCTTTGCTTCTTTTAATAATCTCACAGCGCAAATCTTGAAAAGTCTTTTCTGCTTTCTCGCTTTTTTTCTGCAGCTGTACAGTATAAAAATAAAGTGAGACGGTAAGCAATAAAAACATCAAATGCCCTATGCTGCCTAACAAAAAGGAAAAAAATTCGCTAAATGTACTAAAAAAACCGCTTTGAAAAATGAAAAAAAAGTAGCTAATGACAGCCGTTACACTGGCTAAAAACAAAAGCTTCCATTTTTTCTCTTTAGCTCTCAGCTTATTAACCGCTTCTTTTCTTTTAATAACGCTCGCTAATATATATTGAAGTGGCTCGTCGCTTTCAAAGTCTATCACCTTGTTTTTCATCATTCCACCCCCCTCATATGCTAGTACAACATATGAGTGAACATAAAAGATTATGTGGGTAGCACTGAAAATAATGGCTGTTCCCTTCACTTTTACTGCATTATTTCTTCTGGCTGTGCAGATTTCCCTTTTGACTTTCGTATCTGTAGGCCTAATAAAAAATCAATGAGAAAATGAGTAAAAATAGTGACATACAAATTTTCAGTCCACCAAAAAAGTAACCCTATTAAAAAGCTTAAAACCACAACCGAAATAAAAAGAAACCACTTTTTCAAATATCGAATGTGAACGAGTGCAAATATGATACTCGCCCAAAACAGGCCAAACTGAACTTGTATAACCCCTCGAAATAATATTTCTTCTGAACATGCAACGATTAGGCAAATAAGGGCTAGATGAAGAATAGAACGATTAGCAAATAAACGTTCATTGATTCCTCCGTCATCGTATAAATGCTCAGGTACATATTTCATTAGAAGCGTATCTCCTCCTACTACCAAGAGAGCCATTCCTCCCCCGTACAATAAAATAGAAGACCAATCCAGCTGAAAAAACTGCAAAAAGGAATTCCATGAATCGAATGTAAAAAAACCGATGCCTACAGCAATGAAGCAGATGAGCAGCTGTGTTACATATAAATTTTTAACCAGCTCTGCATCTGTCATGGATGAAATAAGCTCTTGCTGTGATTTTGCCATTATATCTCTCCTTGACGAAGCAAACGAGCTAATTCTAATTCCCAGCCTTGAAATGTCCATTGCTCTTGCTCACCATTTGTTTTTTTATAGCCTTCTAAATCCAAGCCGCAGCAATCGCAACAATTCTGAAGCTCTGATCTTCCCAGCTCATTGAAATAACCAAGCAGCACCTGACGACGACATTCTTTTGTCTCAATAAATCTCTTCATCGCACGATACTTGTCATGTTTGTTTCGGAGACGTTTATTTACAGCTGCAACAATCGTTTCATGCAGCGATTCAGGAATTTTCCAGGGTTCAACATGGTCATTTTTCACTACATTTTCTCTGTGTAAATAATAACGAATAAATCGCCAATGTGTTTCTTGAATACCCACTGTATAAAGAAAATAAGACTCTACTTGTTTTAAAGGAATGGCCTGATCATGATTTCGTAAATACGACAAGCAGTATAAGATGATATCTGAAGAAGGAAGCTCAATTTCAAGCAAAGAATGAGCAAAATTATCGTCCCCTTCAGCATAAAGCAAGATCGCAATACTGTTTCGCTGATCGCGTCCGCTTCTTCCAATTTCCTGTACGTATGCTTCTAGCTGCGTAGGTGTATGAAAATGAATAACAAAGCGAACATTCGATTTGTTAACCCCCATTCCAAATGCACTTGTGCAACAAATGATATCAAGCTGATTTTCTAAAAATTGCTGTTGAACAAGCATTCTTTCATTCGGTTCCATTCCGCCGTGGTAATACTGCACTCGCTGTATCCCATTTTCCTTTAGAAGCTGTGTTAATGCTTCTGTCCAAGAGCGGCTGGAACAATAGATAATTCCCGGACTTTGCAGTTCACTAACGTACATCAGTAATTTCTCTTTTTTCTCTTCAATACTTGCAACAAAATCAACTTCCATCGCAATATTACTTCGGTTCATGGAATAGATGTGCTCGTTGACAGCAGGCAGCGATAAGTAGCGCTTAATATCTTCCACTACTTCCCTGGTCGCAGTTCCCGTTAGTGCCAGACATAGCGGACTGCCAAGTTCCTTCCATATATCTCCTAACTGAAGATAATCCAAACGGAAATCATGTCCCCACTGAGAAATACAGTGCGCCTCGTCCACAACGAAAAGGCCTACCTTTGCCTGCTTTAATGCTTCTACTACAGCAGCATTTTGCAAAATTTCAGGAGATGCATAAATAAAACGATAAAAAGCTAAATCTTTTAGCGCCCGTCGTTTTTCTTCTTGTTGTAGGAAACTATTTAAGGCAATAACTCGCTTTTCTCCGCTTGCCTTTAGTTGTTGAACTTGATCTTCCATCAGTGAAATTAAAGGCGATACAATCAGCACCGGTCGGTTCAACAAATAAGCTGGGAGCTGATAGCACAATGATTTTCCTGTTCCTGTAGGAAGAACCGCTAACACATGATGACCTGTTAAAATATCTTGAATGATCTCTTTTTGTCCTAGTCGAAATTGGCTATAGCCAAATTGTTTCTGTAGAAGTTGTTCTATTTTCACATCAAACACCACTTTTTTTAGTATCAGGTAAAATGTTTTGCTAATACGAGACGAATCTGAAAATAGGTGACGTCGTCTTTTACTTCTTCCTTTATCACCTTTAATTTATTTGTATGCAAACCTTCAAAAGCCGAGATAATTTCTTCCTGCTGCCTAGGCGATACGTATGCATCGATTGAAAAAGATGGAACAAACAGAGCTAATTCTGCAATATGATCTTCAATTGTACTTTCTTTTAAACGCCTTATATAAGCAATTTCTTCAAGCGTCTTGCCTTTTTGAAGCCAGCTATACGTTTTTAACGTCGAGCTCGTCAAAGGCAATTCTAAATATAGATCATGTAAAAAAGAAGAAAGCACATGAAAGCTTTCATTATTTTTACTCACTTTTTCAATGATATAGTGAATAACCCCTAAAAGTTGAATATGAACATAATGCTCATCGAGTTCATATTGATATGCTAACTGATTTTTTGTAAAGCCTACTCTTTGGTATCCAGTCAGTTGCAAAACAAAAAGAGACGCATCCCGCTCCGTACAACCTTTCAAGCACGTTCGGAGCTCTTTGAATAGCTCGGCGGCTAACTCTTGACGCGTTTGCTTTTGAGACATAATATACGTTTTGACCCATTGAATGACCTCAGGATTTTTGGAAATGGGTAAAAACCCTTTTTGAAAATACTGTAGGTTTGATAAGGTCTGAATGAACAAAGTGATTCTTGCTAAAAATAATTGAGTACTGCTTGCGAATTTCCATCCGTCCAAAGCTGGATGAAAAGGCCGAGCCGTCAGTTCATCTTCAAGCCGTGCTCTTCCCTTATCTGTCATCATATACTTTTGATTTTCAGTTTCTTCAATATACTGCTGTTCTTTTAAATATGCAACGCAGGTTTCAAAAGACCGTTTATCTAAGTAAAGAAATGACTGAAAAAGAAAAGAAATCCCAAAAATTTTCCCGTCTTGAATGGTTTGAGCTGACTTTTTACCTGTTAATAAATGATAAATACCATAGGCGGTTCGCTCACCTTTTAACTGTTTTATACAAAATAAAATGCTAACTTGAATATAATTCAAAGGTGTCAACTTCCTTTCTCATTCATTGTACCAAAAGTGACCAATAGCATGTGAGATAAAGGCTTTTTAGCTTTTTCCTTTATGTATCAAAACGTTTGGATAAGTGAAGAAGCCTTGATTTGATAAGCATTCTCAGTGACTTTTCTATTGAAAAGTTTTATAAATCATTTTACAATGAATAAGGAGAAATTTCACTCTTGATTCGCGAAGAGATTATATAATGAGAAATTTTCGAACACTTTACAGGAGGTCTTGTTATGCCAAAATATACAATTGTTGATAAAGATACTTGCATCGCATGCGGCGCTTGCGGAGCAGCAGCACCAGACATTTATGATTATGATGATGAAGGTATTGCATTCGTAACATTAGATGATAACCAAGGTGTAGTAGAAATTCCAGAAGATCTAGAAGATGATATGATGGATGCAATGGAAGGCTGCCCTACGGATTCAATTCGCGTAGCGGATGAAAAATTCGAAGGCGATGCTAATAAATTCGAATAAGTAATAAGCAAACCTGTAGTAGTACATGCTGCAGGTTTTTTTATATATAAAAATCGCTCTCCTTGGGAGAGCGATTGAATTAAACAGCAACGCGACGCGTGATCCATTGCTTCATTTTTGAAAACAATAAGACAAAAATAACCCCTGTTGCTGCTCCTTTTATTAAGTTAAACGGCAAAATACCTGCAACAATATATTGACGTGCTTGCTCACTAGACATTTCTGGCGATTGTAAGAAGATCGTATACGCAGGTAAAAAGACATAATAATTTAAGACAGCCATGAGCACCGTCATTACAACCGTACCCGTAACCAAACCTATTGTTACGCCTTTAGCTGTTTTAAATCGACGGAACATGTATGACACAGGAAGAACGAACAGTAAACCAGCCACAAAGTTTGCCACTTGACCAACTG is a window of Priestia aryabhattai DNA encoding:
- a CDS encoding metallophosphoesterase — translated: MVILLIILALGIGLLIFMFSEAHRTYVEERTIHLSTFPENQQPLRLFFISDIHKRTISSKLLKKIPGEVDFVIIGGDLLEGGVPLLRARQNIQKLKTLGPVYFVWGNNDYEVSQMQLKQMLKDEGVIALKNEHVFAVSQHGTTCNFVGVDDLSEGQVNLKRAVSSIEPEQLTILLSHNPDIIYYVDEESKVDLILSGHTHGGQIRLFNFGMYELGGLKEKKQVPLFVSNGYGTTSLPLRLQARAQTHYITLKRKE
- a CDS encoding DUF2663 family protein, translated to MKNKVIDFESDEPLQYILASVIKRKEAVNKLRAKEKKWKLLFLASVTAVISYFFFIFQSGFFSTFSEFFSFLLGSIGHLMFLLLTVSLYFYTVQLQKKSEKAEKTFQDLRCEIIKRSKELWATPETWEHRKETFRWMQSTYGINLYHENK
- a CDS encoding CPBP family intramembrane glutamic endopeptidase, with product MAKSQQELISSMTDAELVKNLYVTQLLICFIAVGIGFFTFDSWNSFLQFFQLDWSSILLYGGGMALLVVGGDTLLMKYVPEHLYDDGGINERLFANRSILHLALICLIVACSEEILFRGVIQVQFGLFWASIIFALVHIRYLKKWFLFISVVVLSFLIGLLFWWTENLYVTIFTHFLIDFLLGLQIRKSKGKSAQPEEIMQ
- a CDS encoding RecQ family ATP-dependent DNA helicase translates to MKIEQLLQKQFGYSQFRLGQKEIIQDILTGHHVLAVLPTGTGKSLCYQLPAYLLNRPVLIVSPLISLMEDQVQQLKASGEKRVIALNSFLQQEEKRRALKDLAFYRFIYASPEILQNAAVVEALKQAKVGLFVVDEAHCISQWGHDFRLDYLQLGDIWKELGSPLCLALTGTATREVVEDIKRYLSLPAVNEHIYSMNRSNIAMEVDFVASIEEKKEKLLMYVSELQSPGIIYCSSRSWTEALTQLLKENGIQRVQYYHGGMEPNERMLVQQQFLENQLDIICCTSAFGMGVNKSNVRFVIHFHTPTQLEAYVQEIGRSGRDQRNSIAILLYAEGDDNFAHSLLEIELPSSDIILYCLSYLRNHDQAIPLKQVESYFLYTVGIQETHWRFIRYYLHRENVVKNDHVEPWKIPESLHETIVAAVNKRLRNKHDKYRAMKRFIETKECRRQVLLGYFNELGRSELQNCCDCCGLDLEGYKKTNGEQEQWTFQGWELELARLLRQGEI
- a CDS encoding helix-turn-helix domain-containing protein: MNYIQVSILFCIKQLKGERTAYGIYHLLTGKKSAQTIQDGKIFGISFLFQSFLYLDKRSFETCVAYLKEQQYIEETENQKYMMTDKGRARLEDELTARPFHPALDGWKFASSTQLFLARITLFIQTLSNLQYFQKGFLPISKNPEVIQWVKTYIMSQKQTRQELAAELFKELRTCLKGCTERDASLFVLQLTGYQRVGFTKNQLAYQYELDEHYVHIQLLGVIHYIIEKVSKNNESFHVLSSFLHDLYLELPLTSSTLKTYSWLQKGKTLEEIAYIRRLKESTIEDHIAELALFVPSFSIDAYVSPRQQEEIISAFEGLHTNKLKVIKEEVKDDVTYFQIRLVLAKHFT
- a CDS encoding ferredoxin, producing the protein MPKYTIVDKDTCIACGACGAAAPDIYDYDDEGIAFVTLDDNQGVVEIPEDLEDDMMDAMEGCPTDSIRVADEKFEGDANKFE
- a CDS encoding ECF transporter S component, with protein sequence MQQSKKTQKLVILGMLSSIAYILMMINFPIPGLPPFLTIDFSEIPALVAALVFGPMAAVIVEGIKNLLNYLIQGSATGVPVGQVANFVAGLLFVLPVSYMFRRFKTAKGVTIGLVTGTVVMTVLMAVLNYYVFLPAYTIFLQSPEMSSEQARQYIVAGILPFNLIKGAATGVIFVLLFSKMKQWITRRVAV